A part of Kryptolebias marmoratus isolate JLee-2015 linkage group LG8, ASM164957v2, whole genome shotgun sequence genomic DNA contains:
- the LOC119617269 gene encoding oocyte zinc finger protein XlCOF7.1-like yields MLGHFQPQLPSTDINTQMSLLSIGTTAICPHVSLCNPELLRVSAARTPSFSARFLSAETVLPPARSVPAAPVRLTANHYPGGSAGEMSGIQEAGFNPVDELRISDVQHTVKIKEEPPEDQSPGVDQQDPQPLHIKEEEEELWTSLEREQLNVIVVFPLKSEDEEEKPLFELHQHQMDDREGPSSSSADQMKAEADGEDCGGADLNPHGDTSSSSETEVSEDDEEDEDVNHPDSHLKPLSDSGSTTEDSDEDWKESRAPESGGNSDNKSLSCSECGKQFVHNRSLQRHVKRHSAGRSSSCLGQKKCVGVKTDVEPHRKVPTGTKSFSCDECEKRFNSNTKLIVHMRIHTGEKPFTCDXLGKRRS; encoded by the exons ATGCTGGGACACTTTCAGCCGCAGCTTCCGAGCACAGATATAAACACACAGATGTCTCTGCTGTCAATCGGAACCACAGCCATATGTCCACATGTCTCTCTTTGCAACCCGGAGCTGCTACGCGTGTCTGCAGCCAGAACCCCCTCCTTCTCGGCTCGGTTCTTGTCGGCTGAAACGGTCCTTCCTCCTGCCCGGAGCGTTCCAGCTGCTCCGGTTCGGCTCACAGCTAACCATTACCCGGGGGGTTCTGCTGGAGAGATGAGCGGAATCCAGGAGGCTGGTTTCAACCCCGTCGACGAGCTGCGCATAtcag ATGTTCAGCACACAGTGAAGATTAAAGAAGAACCTCCTGAAGACCAGAGTCCTGGTGTGGACCAGCAGGACCCACAGCCCCTCCAcataaaggaggaagaggaggaactcTGGACCAGTCTGGAGAGAGAGCAGCTCAACGTGATCGTGGTGTTTCCTCTGAAgagtgaggatgaggaggagaagcCTCTGTTTGAGCTTCATCAGCACCAAATGGACGACAGAGAAGGtccaagcagcagctcagctgaccAGATGAAAGCAGAAGCTGATGGAGAggactgtggaggagcagaTCTAAATCCTCATGGAGACACTTCCAGCTCTTCAGAGACTGAAGTCAGcgaggatgatgaagaggatgaggatGTTAACCATCCTGACTCTCATCTGAAACCCTTATCAGACTCTGGGTCAACAACTGAAGACAGCGACGAGGACTGGAAGGAGAGCAGGGCTCCTGAGTCAGGTGGAAACTCTGACAACAAGTCTCTGAGCTGCTCTGAGTGCGGGAAACAGTTTGTCCACAACCGGTCTCTTCAGAGACACGTGAAGCGTCACTCAGCAGGAAGGTCTTCgagctgtttgggtcaaaagAAATGTGTTGGAGTGAAGACAGATGTGGAGCCACACAGGAAAGTCCCGACAGGAACAAAATCATTTAGCTGTGATGAATGTGAGAAAAGATTCAACAGCAATACAAAACTAATCGTACatatgagaatccacacaggagagaaaccgttTACTTGTGACNGTTTAGGCAAAAGACgatcctaa
- the LOC108228313 gene encoding zinc finger protein OZF-like, with product MAAPVSRIFWARRGGGAPSVFFMSMCEAPRASSSLRSASDGEMSDRNTKIKEAVFNPSDQLNTSDVQHTVKIKEEPPEDQSPGVDQQDPQPLHIKEEEEELWTSLEREQLNVIVVFPLKSEDEEEKPLFELHQHQMDDREGPSSSSADQMKAEADGEDCGGADLNPHGDTSSSSETEVSEDDEEDEDVNHPDSHLKPLSDSGSTTEDSDEDWKESRAPESGGNSDNKSLSCSECGKQFVHNRSLQRHVKRHSAGRSSSCLGQKKCVGVKTDVEPHRKVPTGTKSFSCDECAKTFNSKAKLIRHMRVHTGEKPFGCELCEQRFSQKTNLNAHMRVHTGEREFECDVCGQRFSNKKNLNRHLRVHTGERPFACAFCEQRFNQKTNLNRHIKIHTGQKEFECQVCGKKTSNRQNLNTHMRIHTGEKLFECQVCGQRFSHKSNLNSHLRVHTGQKPFVCDVCGRGFNKKTNLNTHTRIHTRGETFSCEY from the exons atggcggcgccCGTGAGCCGGATTTTTTGGGCTCGAAGAGGCGGAGGCGCTCCGTCCGTGTTTTTTATGTCGATGTGTGAAGCTCCGCGAGCCTCCAGCTCCCTGCGGTCAGCTTCTGATGGAGAAATGAgcgacagaaacacaaaaatcaaggAGGCTGTTTTCAACCCGAGCGACCAACTGAACACATCAG ATGTTCAGCACACAGTGAAGATTAAAGAAGAACCTCCTGAAGACCAGAGTCCTGGTGTGGACCAGCAGGACCCACAGCCCCTCCAcataaaggaggaagaggaggaactcTGGACCAGTCTGGAGAGAGAGCAGCTCAACGTGATCGTGGTGTTTCCTCTGAAgagtgaggatgaggaggagaagcCTCTGTTTGAGCTTCATCAGCACCAAATGGACGACAGAGAAGGtccaagcagcagctcagctgaccAGATGAAAGCAGAAGCTGATGGAGAggactgtggaggagcagaTCTAAATCCTCATGGAGACACTTCCAGCTCTTCAGAGACTGAAGTCAGcgaggatgatgaagaggatgaggatGTTAACCATCCTGACTCTCATCTGAAACCCTTATCAGACTCTGGGTCAACAACTGAAGACAGCGACGAGGACTGGAAGGAGAGCAGGGCTCCTGAGTCAGGTGGAAACTCTGACAACAAGTCTCTGAGCTGCTCTGAGTGCGGGAAACAGTTTGTCCACAACCGGTCTCTTCAGAGACACGTGAAGCGTCACTCAGCAGGAAGGTCTTCgagctgtttgggtcaaaagAAATGTGTTGGAGTGAAGACAGATGTGGAGCCACACAGGAAAGTCCCGACAGGAACAAAATCATTTAGCTGTGAtgaatgtgcaaaaacatttaacagtaAAGCTAAATTAATCCGGCATATGAGAGttcacacaggagagaaaccgttTGGTTGTGAGCTTTGTGAACAGAGGTTTAGccaaaagacaaatttaaacgcacacatgagagtccacacaggGGAGAGAGAATTTGAATGTGATGTCTGTGGACAACGattcagcaacaaaaagaatttaaacaGGCACCTGAGAGTTCACACGGGAGAGAGACCGTTTGCTTGTGCTTTTTGTGAACAGAGGTTTAatcaaaagacaaatttaaatcGACACATAAAAATCCACACGGGACAGAAGGAGTTTGAATGTCAAGTTTGTGGAAAGAAAACCAGCAATAGAcaaaatttaaacacacacatgaggatccacacaggagagaaactctTTGAATGTCAGgtttgtggacaaagatttagccataaatccaatttaaactCCCACCTGAGAGTCCACACGGGACAGAAACCgtttgtttgtgatgtttgtggacgagggtttaacaaaaaaacaaatttaaacacgCACACGAGAATTCACACGAGAGGGGAAACGTTTAGCTGTGAATACTGA
- the LOC108228311 gene encoding uncharacterized protein LOC108228311, which translates to MDACNELDIYIPKEAEVKIVPLKSLSVSVLAKMGIPLPDRKSADSPDVVWISPAVMKRKGRGSVAHRDSCSSETAYRLFSKLRVRSNPLQMSFVSSNRTAWELLKNVSSRTGPSKTQPVRQESAPVDDRSAVVIYQERIYLCIRRSTRSQGRPRTRKLKPSSRRFGPSTSEQPSTSSEQDPGSDGRQKLISVAGKAKEAVVLKRKAVSPAAAHRSPPSVKVSRPEPPPQEAATVRGEDEPPQKDGDWNPGCDSQPDSPEQSIDQIWAGTESLGAAAAASSLREELDFKELEDEERIAQLKAKLLQDAALDNLPF; encoded by the exons ATGGATGCCTGTAATGAACTGGATATCTACATCCCAAAGGAGGCTGAAGTCAAAATCGTCCCCCTGAAGAGTTTATCAGTCTCAGTGCTCGCAAAAATGGGCATCCCCCTCCCTGACAGGAAGTCCGCGGACTCCCCGGACGTCGTCTGGATTTCTCCCGCTGTCATGAAGAGGAAAGGTCGCGGCTCAGTCGCCCACAGGGACAGCTGTTCATCAGAAACTGCGTACCGTTTATTTTCAAAGTTACGGGTCAGGTCGAACCCCCTGCAGATGTCCTTTGTCTCCTCGAACCGCACAGCCTGGGAGCTGCTCAAAAATGTCTCCTCTAGAACCGGGCCGTCCAAAACCCAACCCGTGCGCCAGGAGTCGGCGCCGGTGGACGACCGGAGCGCCGTGGTCATCTACCAGGAGCGCATTTACCTGTGCATCAGGAGGTCCACGAGAAGCCAGGGTCGGCCGAGGACGCGTAAACTGAAGCCGTCGTCCCGGCGATTCGGTCCTTCAACATCTGAGCAGCCGTCCACGAGCTCCGAGCAG GATCCTGGAAGCGACGGCAGACAGAAGTTGATTTCCGTCGCAGGGAAAGCGAAGGAGGCCGTTGTCCTGAAAAGAAAAGCCGTATCTCCGGCGGCGGCACATCGCTCGCCTCCGAGCGTTAAAGTCTCCCGACCAGAACCGCCGCCGCAGGAAGCAGCGACGGTCCGCGGCGAAGACGAGCCTCCCCAGAAGGACGGCGACTGGAACCCGGGTTGTGATTCTCAGCCAGACAGTCCGGAGCAGAGCATCGACCAGATCTGGGCGGGGACGGAGAGTCTgggcgccgccgccgccgcctcgtCGCTGAGGGAAGAGTTGGACTTTAAGGAGCTGGAGGACGAGGAGCGGATCGCTCAGCTGAAGGCCAAACTCCTGCAGGACGCCGCTCTCGACAACCTGCCCTTTTAA
- the LOC108228312 gene encoding insulin-like growth factor II, with the protein MPLSSSSSSSHPARPLTLKAACVRICMFYCSMCLAGWPVSSEAARRRCGSELLSDLIFVCGDRGIYLGKGSWSGYGPRPRGKGIVDQCCKSSGCELQYLETYCAKPKTKELAPTSTTTTTTTSHTATKLGLFQAVFQKRLLEHVGAPDSPKRDAYRRETQPSFPRRGNASSPRRRTDAQISTSRPPLASEQLSSLHRTL; encoded by the exons AtgcccctctcctcctcctcttcctcatcacaCCCTGCCAGGCCGCTCACGCTCAAG GCGGCGTGCGTTCGGATCTGCATGTTCTACTGCAGCATGTGTCTGGCGGGCTGGCCCGTCTCATCGGAGGCGGCCCGACGCCGCTGCGGGTCCGAGCTCCTCAGCGACCTCATCTTCGTCTGCGGGGACCGAGGGATCTACCTGG gTAAAGGGTCCTGGTCTGGTTACGGTCCTCGGCCCCGGGGGAAGGGGATCGTGGACCAGTGCTGCAAATCGTCTGGCTGCGAACTTCAGTATCTGGAGACGTACTGCGCCAAACCGAAAACCAAGGAGCTCGCTCCGacgtcaacaacaacaacaacaacgacgaGTCATACCGCCACAAAGCTGGGCTTG TTCCAGGCCGTGTTTCAGAAGAGGCTCTTGGAGCACGTGGGGGCCCCCGACAGCCCGAAGAGAGACGCCTACAGGAGGGAAACGCAGCCGTCGTTTCCACGGAGAGGCAACGCTTCGTCGCCGCGCAGGAGGACGGACGCGCAGATCTCAACCAGCCGGCCCCCTCTGGCCTCTGAACAGTTATCATCTCTGCACCGAACCCTTTAA
- the LOC108228315 gene encoding zinc finger protein 135, translating to MAAPVSRIFWARRGGGAPSVFFMSMCEAPRASSSLRSASDGEMSDRNTKIKEAVFNPSDQLNTSDVQHTVKIKEEPPEDQSPGVDQQDPQPLHIKEEEEELWTSLEREQLNVIVVFPLKSEDEEEKPLFELHQHQMDDREGPSSSSADQMKAEADGEDCGGADLNPHGDTSSSSETEVSEDDEEDEDVNHPDSHLKPLSDSGSTTEDSDEDWKESRAPESGGNSDNKSLSCSECGKQFVHNRSLQRHVKRHSAGRSSSCLGQKKCVGVKTDVEPHRKVPTGTKSFSCDECEKRFNSNTKLIVHMRIHTGEKPFTCDVCGRGFSQKAGLNRHMIVHTGQKTFICQECGQLFKHKSSLNKHLRSHMGQKDYQCDVCGRKFIAKDYLNSHMRIHTVQKPFECEVCGQRFRQKTILIAHMRIHTGAKPFACDVCGRRFRQRNVLNAHTRIHTGQKPFECVVCGRGFRQRTSLNKHRRLHRSGDDSPDGHPVPSLNENTGRSHRPQISLLGGGAPSVFFMSMCEAPRASSSLRSASDGEMSDRNTKIKEAVFNPSDQLNTSDVQHTVKIKEEPPEDQSPGVDQQDPQPLHIKEEEEELWTSLEREQLNVIVVFPLKSEDEEEKPLFELHQHQMDDREGPSSSSADQMKAEADGEDCGGADLNPHGDTSSSSETEVSEDDEEDEDVNHPDSHLKPLSDSGSTTEDSDEDWKESRAPESGGNSDNRLFSCEECGKSFNSKTKLMRHIRVHTGERPFECDVCGRRFNQKSNLTTHMRVHTGEKPFDCFVCERRFNKKATLDRHMSVHTGEKPFVCEVCGQTFSQKPHLNTHMRVHTGQREFECELCGQRFNYKITLNSHMRIHSGQKPFVCDVCGRRFTEKTTLNNHRRVHTGEKPFECEICGQRFSKKTNLNKHMRVHMAGKNQSEVKWHGSRVCW from the exons atggcggcgccCGTGAGCCGGATTTTTTGGGCTCGAAGAGGCGGAGGCGCTCCGTCCGTGTTTTTTATGTCGATGTGTGAAGCTCCGCGAGCCTCCAGCTCCCTGCGGTCAGCTTCTGATGGAGAAATGAgcgacagaaacacaaaaatcaaggAGGCTGTTTTCAACCCGAGCGACCAACTGAACACATCAG ATGTTCAGCACACAGTGAAGATTAAAGAAGAACCTCCTGAAGACCAGAGTCCTGGTGTGGACCAGCAGGACCCACAGCCCCTCCAcataaaggaggaagaggaggaactcTGGACCAGTCTGGAGAGAGAGCAGCTCAACGTGATCGTGGTGTTTCCTCTGAAgagtgaggatgaggaggagaagcCTCTGTTTGAGCTTCATCAGCACCAAATGGACGACAGAGAAGGtccaagcagcagctcagctgaccAGATGAAAGCAGAAGCTGATGGAGAggactgtggaggagcagaTCTAAATCCTCATGGAGACACTTCCAGCTCTTCAGAGACTGAAGTCAGcgaggatgatgaagaggatgaggatGTTAACCATCCTGACTCTCATCTGAAACCCTTATCAGACTCTGGGTCAACAACTGAAGACAGCGACGAGGACTGGAAGGAGAGCAGGGCTCCTGAGTCAGGTGGAAACTCTGACAACAAGTCTCTGAGCTGCTCTGAGTGCGGGAAACAGTTTGTCCACAACCGGTCTCTTCAGAGACACGTGAAGCGTCACTCAGCAGGAAGGTCTTCgagctgtttgggtcaaaagAAATGTGTTGGAGTGAAGACAGATGTGGAGCCACACAGGAAAGTCCCGACAGGAACAAAATCATTTAGCTGTGATGAATGTGAGAAAAGATTCAACAGCAATACAAAACTAATCGTACatatgagaatccacacaggagagaaaccgttTACTTGTGACGTTTGTGGACGAGGGTTTAGCCAAAAGGCGGGTCTAAACAGACACATGATcgtccacacaggacagaaaacatttatttgtcagGAATGTGgacaactttttaaacacaagtcGAGTTTAAACAAACACCTGAGGAGCCACATGGGACAGAAGGACTACCAGTGTGATGTTTGCGGACGAAAATTTATTGCTAAAGATTATTTAAACTctcacatgagaatccacacagttCAGAAGCCGTTTGAATGTGAGGTTTGTGGACAACGTTTTCGGCAGAAGACTATTTTAATCgcacacatgagaatccacacaggagcgAAGCCGTTTGCTTGTGACGTTTGTGGTCGACGGTTTAGgcagagaaatgttttaaatgcgCACACGAGGATCCACACTGGACAAAAACCGTTTGAATGTGTGGTTTGTGGGCGAGGGTTTCGCCAAAGGACgagtttaaacaaacacaggagaCTCCACAGGAGTGGGGACGACAGCCCAGATGGACATCCTGTCCCCAGCCTTAACGAAAACACCGGGAGGTCACACCGTCCACAAATCAGTTTGTT AGGCGGAGGCGCTCCGTCCGTGTTTTTTATGTCGATGTGTGAAGCTCCGCGAGCCTCCAGCTCCCTGCGGTCAGCTTCTGATGGAGAAATGAgcgacagaaacacaaaaatcaaggAGGCTGTTTTCAACCCGAGCGACCAACTGAACACATCAG ATGTTCAGCACACAGTGAAGATTAAAGAAGAACCTCCTGAAGACCAGAGTCCTGGTGTGGACCAGCAGGACCCACAGCCCCTCCAcataaaggaggaagaggaggaactcTGGACCAGTCTGGAGAGAGAGCAGCTCAACGTGATCGTGGTGTTTCCTCTGAAgagtgaggatgaggaggagaagcCTCTGTTTGAGCTTCATCAGCACCAAATGGACGACAGAGAAGGtccaagcagcagctcagctgaccAGATGAAAGCAGAAGCTGATGGAGAggactgtggaggagcagaTCTAAATCCTCATGGAGACACTTCCAGCTCTTCAGAGACTGAAGTCAGcgaggatgatgaagaggatgaggatGTTAACCATCCTGACTCTCATCTGAAACCCTTATCAGACTCTGGGTCAACAACTGAAGACAGCGACGAGGACTGGAAGGAGAGCAGGGCTCCTGAGTCAGGTGGAAACTCTGACAACAGACTGTTTAGCTGTGAAGAATGTGGTAAAagttttaacagtaaaactaaactaatgaGACACATAAGAGTTCACACAGGAGAGAGACCGTTTGAGTGTGACGTTTGTGGCCGAAGGTTCAACCAAAAGTCAAATTTAACCACTCacatgagagtccacacaggagagaaacccttcgactgttttgtttgtgaacGAAGGTTTAACAAGAAAGCAACTTTAGACCGACACATGAGTGTTCACACAGGGGAGAAACCGTTTGTTTGTGAAGTTTGTGGTCAAACATTCAGCCAAAAgccacatttaaacacacacatgaggGTCCACACGGGACAGAGAGAGTTTGAATGTGAGCtttgtggacaaagatttaactacaaaataactttaaactcacacatgagaatccacagtGGGCAGAAACCgtttgtttgtgatgtttgtggacgAAGGTTTACAGAAAAGACAACTTTAAATAACCACAggagagtccacacaggagagaaaccgttTGAATGTGAGATATGTGGACAGAGgtttagcaaaaaaacaaatttaaacaaacacatgagagTTCACATGGCGGGAAAAAATCAGTCTGAAGTGAAATGGCACGGTTCCAGAGTTTGTtggtaa
- the LOC108228314 gene encoding zinc finger protein OZF-like, which produces MRIHTGEKPFACNVCEQRFIQMTHLNRHMKIHTGQKEFVCQLCGQKFIEKSRLNNHMRIHTEQKPFDCELCGQRFREKANLNSHMRIHTGEKPFACNVCEQRFRHKTSLNKHMRVHTGQKPFVCEFCGQRYSDLTKHMRIHTGEKPYKCDVCGRRCREKTSLNSHMRIHTGQKPFVCDVCGQMFRHKLSLNSHSLKHTGQSPFECDTCGQTFNHKTSLTKHRRIHTGQKPFECEVCGRSFREKTSLNLHMIMHTEQKPFECDVCGQKFKQKRYLNKHVRVHTGQKPFECDVCGRKFGEKSKLNLHVRVHTGQKPFTCDVCGQSFSQKPNLNKHLRTHTGEKPFECEDCGREFSTKYSLNKHMEIHTRKGKRSAVKTEISPEKEAAQFPQK; this is translated from the coding sequence atgagaatccacacaggagagaaacccttCGCTTGCAATGTTTGTGAACAAAGGTTCATACAAATGAcacatttaaacagacacatgaaaatCCACACGGGACAGAAAGAGTTTGTTTGTCAGCTTTGTGGACAGAAGTTTATAGAAAAGTCACGTTTAAACAATCACATGAGAATTCACACAGAACAGAAACCATTTGATTGTGAGCTTTGTGGACAAAGGTTTAGAGAGAAAGCAAATTTAAATtcacacatgagaatccacacaggagagaaaccgttTGCTTGTAATGTTTGTGAACAAAGGTTTAGGCACAAAAcctctttaaacaaacacatgagagtccacacaggacagaaaccatttgtttGTGAGTTTTGTGGACAAAGATATTCAGATTTAACTaaacacatgagaatccacacgggGGAGAAACCGTAtaaatgtgatgtttgtggacgAAGGTGTAGGGAGAAAACCTCTTTAAACtcacacatgagaatccacacaggacagaagccttttgtttgtgatgtttgtgggcAAATGTTTAGGCACAAATTATCTCTAAACTCACACAGTTTAAAGCACACAGGACAGAGTCCGTTTGAATGTGATACCTGTGGACAAACGTTTAACcacaaaacatctttaaccaaacacagaagaatccacacaggacagaaaccgtTTGAATGTGAGGTCTGTGGACGAAGCTTTAGGgagaaaacatctttaaacttACACATGATAATGCACACAGAACAGAAGCCTTTTGAATGTGATGTATGTGGACAAAAGTTTAAGCAAAAAcgatatttaaacaaacacgtgagagtccacacaggacagaaaccgtTTGAATGTGACGTTTGTGGTCGAAAGTTTGGAGagaaatcaaaattaaatttgcaTGTGAGAGTCCACACGGGACAGAAACCATTTACCTGTGATGTCTGTGGACAAAGTTTCAGCCAGAAGCCGAATCTTAACAAACACTTAAGAacccacacaggagagaaacccttTGAATGCGAGGATTGTGGCCGAGAATTCAGCACtaaatacagtttaaacaaacacatggaaaTCCACACGAGGAAGGGGAAACGTTCAGCTGTGAAAACCGAGATCAGTCCTGAAAAAGAGGCAGCACAGTTCCCACAGAAGTGA